DNA from Streptomyces sp. NBC_01260:
GGACCGGCCCCTGAGGGCCGGCCTTCCTCCGGCCGCGGCGGACGACCGCCGCGGCCGGAGGTTTCGTGTTTCCGCGGGCCGTCGCCCGCCGCGTCCGTCCCGGCCTGCCGGGCACCGGGGGCGTTCACGGCGCCCGGCCCCTCACGCGACGAGTCCGCGGTGGTCACGGATTTCCGTGACCACCGCGGACTTCCGCAGCGCACCGACAGCGGGGATGGGACGGTGCGGGCGGTCCTACGGGATCAGCAGCCCGGAACGGGCGCCGGACTCGATTGAGAGAGCGCTCTCCGAACCATGGTCAGTGTTGCGCCGCCGCTCGGGAAGTGTCAAGAGTCGGCGAACAGCGCCCCCGTTCGGGCCGGTTGGCGTTCATACCGCGAGGGCGAGGCGCAGGCCGGCACGCTCACGAGCTCCGGGCGGTGCAGCGGCAGCGGCCTGAGGGCCGGCGCCGGCCTTGATCGCGCGGGGCGCGGGACAGCGGGCCGCGCTCGCGACAGGGTAGCGGCGCGCACCCGGCTCCGCCGCTGAACAGGCCGTCCCCCGGTCCCCTATCCATACTGGACATCGCGGCATCTCAACGTCCCGGCGTCCCGGCGTCCCCCAACAGATTGCAGGAGCACCCAGATGAGCGACACTGCGCAGATCGGCGTCACCGGACTCGCGGTGATGGGCCGCAACCTGGCCCGCAACTTCGCCCGCAACGGCTTCACGGTCGCGGTGCACAACCGTACGACCGCGAAGACCGATGCCCTGGTCAAGGAGTTCGGCGACGAGGGGGCCTTCATCGCCGCTCACACACCGCAGGAGTTCGTCGCGGCGCTGGAGCGGCCCCGCCGCCTCGTCGTCATGGTGAAGGCGGGCGAGCCGACGGACGCGGTGATCCAGGAGTTCGCGCCCCTGCTGGACGAGGGCGATGTCGTCATCGACGGCGGCAACGCCCACTTCGAGGACACCCGGCGCCGGGAGAAGGAACTGCGCGAGCGCGGTATCCATTTCGTCGGCGCCGGCATCTCGGGCGGCGAGGAGGGCGCGCTGAACGGGCCGAGCATCATGCCGGGCGGTTCGGCCGAATCGTACGAATCGCTGGGGCCGATGCTGGAGAAGATCTCCGCGAAGGCCAAGGACGGGGCTCCGTGTGTCACGCATGTCGGCCCCGACGGTGCCGGACATTTCGTGAAGATGACGCACAACGGCATCGAGTACGCGGACATGCAGCTCATCGGCGAGGCCTACCAGCTGCTCCGCGACGTCGCGGGATACTCCGCCACACAGATCGCGGACATCTTCCGCACCTGGAACACCGGCCGTCTGGACTCCTACCTCATCGAGATCACCGCGGAGGTGCTCTCCCAGGTCGACGCGGCGACCGGCAAGCCCTTCGTGGACGTGGTGCTCGACCAGGCGGAGCAGAAGGGCACCGGCCGCTGGACCGTGCAGATCGCTCTCGACCTGGGCGTTCCCGTCTCCGGCATCGCCGAGGCCGTCTTCGCCCGCTCCGTCTCCGGCCACGCCGCGCTCCGCGAAGCCTCACGCCACCTCGTCGG
Protein-coding regions in this window:
- the gndA gene encoding NADP-dependent phosphogluconate dehydrogenase, yielding MSDTAQIGVTGLAVMGRNLARNFARNGFTVAVHNRTTAKTDALVKEFGDEGAFIAAHTPQEFVAALERPRRLVVMVKAGEPTDAVIQEFAPLLDEGDVVIDGGNAHFEDTRRREKELRERGIHFVGAGISGGEEGALNGPSIMPGGSAESYESLGPMLEKISAKAKDGAPCVTHVGPDGAGHFVKMTHNGIEYADMQLIGEAYQLLRDVAGYSATQIADIFRTWNTGRLDSYLIEITAEVLSQVDAATGKPFVDVVLDQAEQKGTGRWTVQIALDLGVPVSGIAEAVFARSVSGHAALREASRHLVGPTARTLGADEAAAFADQVEQALYASKIVSYTQGFHEIAAGSEKYDWNIDLGKVAAIWRGGCIIRAAFLDRITSAYEARAQLPSLLADKSFAEEIAAAQDDWRAVAATAITQGVPTPAFTSTLAYYDSLRAERLPAALTQGQRDYFGAHTYRRVDRDGVFHTLWGGDKTEVES